From one Humulus lupulus chromosome 8, drHumLupu1.1, whole genome shotgun sequence genomic stretch:
- the LOC133796930 gene encoding deSI-like protein At4g17486: MGAESTSGSGGLHSTNNCVETEVVLNIYDLTPVNSYTYWFGFGIFHSGIQVHGKEYGFGAHDFPASGVFEVEPKSCPGFIYRNSLSLGSTNLPHSEFRTFIEGVASEYHGDTYHLISKNCNHFTDDISWRLTGKRIPGWVNRLARLGALCSCLLPESLQVTTVKQLPEYHEVSEDDGSESPSSTPRESTEIDDDQEKRLLSPLEGTGDVSFVKEGHRLTGEM, translated from the exons ATGGGGGCAGAAAGCACCTCCGGCAGCGGTGGCCTTCACAGCACCAATAATTGTGTCGAAACCGAAGTGGTTTTGAATATCTATGATCTTACACCCGTTAACAGTTACACCTATTGGTTCGGTTTTGGTATTTTCCACTCGGGTATTCAAG TCCATGGTAAGGAGTATGGTTTTGGAGCCCATGACTTCCCAGCTAGTGGAGTTTTTGAAGTGGAACCAAAGAGCTGTCCAGGTTTTATTTACCGAAATTCTCTCTCCCTGGGTTCCACAAACCTTCCACACTCTGAATTCCGGACATTTATTGAGGGTGTTGCTTCAGAGTATCATGGGGATACCTATCATCTTATCTCCAAGAATTGCAACCATTTCACAGATGACATTTCGTGGAGGTTGACAGGAAAAAGGATCCCAGGCTGGGTGAATCGGCTTGCTCGACTAG GTGCTTTATGCAGTTGCCTGCTACCTGAAAGCCTTCAAGTAACTACAGTTAAACAATTGCCAGAATACCACGAAGTGTCTG AAGATGATGGTAGTGAGTCTCCATCAAGTACCCCCCGTGAGTCAACAGAAATCGATGATGATCAAGAGAAGCGCCTGCTTTCACCATTGGAGGGAACTGGGGATGTGTCTTTTGTTAAAGAGGGTCACAGACTCACAGGTGAAATGTAA
- the LOC133796928 gene encoding DEAD-box ATP-dependent RNA helicase 42 produces MARDRNGAMPEKDENRSEREEESERKSRKLRENSVPESGDDRKHSKSRRKARESSDSDGEEDIKHEKSQRRKGKSRRRYSSEEDTSSGSEYEYTDSEDIGSESESESVLEGSGSEESESERRRRKRKREKRKREKEEEKERGRRKKEKERKRRRREREEERKKKEKRKKKKKEKKEKGKKGAVTNSWGKYGIIRETDMWTKRPEFTAWLAEVKQVNLESLPNWEEKQMFKEFMEDHNTATFPSKKYYSLDAHFRHRLEKEMKKGLKKVQEKERTVFNDEEIRRQEMMIVREKQKEEQVAALKQSMQGGMAQAMKEQAQLREEMAYHFKVGNLEAAAAIQRRLDPDVAM; encoded by the exons ATGGCTAGAGATCGGAACGGTGCGATGCCGGAGAAAGATGAGAATCGTtctgagagagaagaagaaagtgaAAGAAAATCTAGGAAACTACGGGAAAATTCTGTCCCTGAATCCGGAGACGATAGAAAACACAGCAAATCCAGAAGGAAAGCGCGGGAAAGTTCCGATTCTGATGGTGAAGAAGATATAAAACACGAGAAAAGCCAAAGAAGGAAGGGAAAATCGCGGAGGCGATACAGCAGCGAGGAGGACACGAGTTCGGGCTCCGAATACGAGTACACAGATTCTGAGGATATTGGTTCGGAATCGGAGTCCGAGTCTGTGTTGGAGGGTTCGGGCTCGGAGGAGAGCGAGAgtgagaggaggaggaggaagaggaagagagaaaagaggaaaagagagaaagaagaggagAAAGAGCGGGGGAGGAGGAAAAAAGAGAAGGAGCGGAAGAGgaggagaagagagagagaggaagagaggaagaagaaggagaagagaaagaagaaaaagaaggagaAAAAGGAAAAGGGGAAGAAAGGTGCTGTGACGAATTCGTGGGGGAAGTATGGGATTATCAGAGAAACTGATATGTG GACCAAACGACCGGAGTTCACTGCTTGGTTGGCAGAGGTGAAACAG GTTAATTTGGAAAGCCTGCCCAATTGGGAAGAAAAACAGATGTTTAAAGA ATTCATGGAAGACCACAACACAGCAACTTTTCCTTCTAAAAA GTATTATAGCCTTGATGCACATTTCAGGCACCGATtggaaaaagaaatgaaaaaggGTCTCAAGAAAGTTCAGGAAAAAGAACGTACGGTGTTTAATGATGAAGAAATACGCCG GCAAGAAATGATGATAGTACGTGAAAAGCAGAAAGAAGAACAGGTGGCAGCCTTGAAGCAGTCTATGCAGGGTGGAATG GCTCAAGCAATGAAAGAGCAAGCTCAACTGAGGGAGGAGATGGCTTACCATTTCAAGGTTGGAAATTTGGAG GCTGCAGCTGCAATTCAGAGAAGGCTGGATCCGGACGTTGCTATGTGA